A region from the Linepithema humile isolate Giens D197 chromosome 1, Lhum_UNIL_v1.0, whole genome shotgun sequence genome encodes:
- the LOC136997480 gene encoding uncharacterized protein: MFSHSMDVYNGKHAYIEEVSRDACQRMHMYGTYEIGNTRITGLKSNQTATRPVTLAGHVNNDGTCSGTTYSDPFGTWEKAVVLATIKITLQDYIADVKINTNRVQLRSGVTCALSATHCTDIEGGDTYWASMPTDTCRFGTYGVLYEGYAHRIIDVVNKQQQIVYSMTTEDTVFALASRDSYSTCGYTLFHTEHPKLVIFETSPGVAIFKKESRIANLDIFTYMNSKFVYVEKHVRTQFSELYKNILLQQCQLEQKILHNSLAIATQSPDVFAYHFMKGPGYMALLAGEVIHIVKCVPVEVRVAHTEECYDQLPVTRENRTQFLTPQTHILLRQGTQITCNLFAPPMYLLGDAWYRLTPKPIHTVPPMTMKPMTTPSWKYISPGSLATSGIYTERDLSDLRDHIMFPAERPAMLNTLARGMMGHSTIMHDGGSFANFLDEASVEKIAISAWQKFWNRFLIFGNISAGFLGIYLAVRAVKLILDTIVHGYALHTVYGWSIYLLGAIWDSLTQLLLHLKLKKPRDENREATQPPAERNPIEDSSQRGTYPLLPAKDASTYTFALKD, from the coding sequence ATGTTCTCTCACTCCATGGACGTGTACAACGGAAAGCACGCGTATATAGAAGAGGTATCAAGAGACGCCTGCCAACGAATGCATATGTATGGTACTTACGAAATCGGGAATACTCGAATAACAGGATTGAAATCCAATCAAACTGCAACACGACCGGTAACACTGGCCGGACACGTGAACAATGATGGCACCTGTTCCGGAACAACGTATAGCGATCCATTTGGCACATGGGAAAAAGCCGTGGTACTCGcaaccataaaaattacactacAGGATTATATAGCTGACGTGAAGATAAACACGAACCGAGTCCAACTGAGGTCTGGAGTGACCTGCGCGTTGAGCGCAACACATTGCACTGACATCGAGGGTGGGGATACCTACTGGGCATCCATGCCCACGGATACCTGCAGGTTCGGCACTTATGGAGTATTATATGAAGGATATGCACACAGAATAATAGACGTCGTCAACAAACAACAGCAAATTGTTTATTCCATGACTACAGAAGACACAGTTTTTGCATTGGCAAGCAGAGACTCCTATTCGACTTGTGGATACACTCTTTTCCACACGGAACAtccaaaattagtaattttcgaAACTTCACCAGgcgtagcaatttttaaaaaagaatcacgCATAGCTAATTTGGACATCTTCACCTATATGAACtctaaatttgtatatgtagaGAAACATGTGCGGACTCAATTTAGTGAACtatacaagaatattttactgcaACAATGTCAGCtcgaacaaaaaatattacacaattcatTAGCCATAGCCACCCAATCGCCGGATGTCTTCGCTTATCACTTCATGAAGGGACCAGGATACATGGCCTTACTAGCTGGCGAAGTAATACACATAGTAAAATGTGTGCCTGTCGAAGTAAGAGTAGCACACACCGAAGAATGCTATGATCAATTGCCTGTGACGCGAGAAAAcagaacacaatttttaacaccGCAAACCCATATACTGTTACGACAAGGAACGCAGATTACGTGCAATTTATTCGCACCACCCATGTATCTTCTGGGAGATGCATGGTATAGACTCACTCCTAAACCAATACATACAGTACCGCCGATGACCATGAAACCGATGACAACACCGAGCTGGAAATACATTAGCCCCGGATCACTTGCTACCAGCGGCATATATACTGAAAGAGATTTAAGCGATCTCAGGGATCATATTATGTTTCCTGCTGAGAGACCCGCAATGTTAAACACCTTGGCCAGAGGAATGATGGGCCACTCTACGATTATGCACGATGGAGGATCTTTTGCAAACTTCCTAGATGAGGCATCAGTTGAAAAAATAGCTATCTCGGCATGGCAGAAATTTTGGAATCGATTCCTAATTTTCGGCAATATAAGCGCTggatttttaggaatttactTGGCAGTAAGAGCAGTAAAACTAATACTGGATACCATTGTGCATGGCTATGCTCTACACACAGTATACGGATGGTCCATATATTTGCTTGGAGCCATCTGGGACTCGTTAACTCAGCTCCTATTACacttaaaactgaaaaaaccaCGCGATGAAAACCGAGAAGCTACACAACCACCCGCAGAACGAAACCCGATAGAAGACTCTTCACAGAGGGGAACCTACCCCCTACTACCTGCAAAGGACGCATCCACTTATACATTCGCACTGAAGGATTGa
- the LOC105668848 gene encoding homeobox-like protein HDP1 translates to MWCRIILRTQIFDNLQKKITKTWTIVIFTDEDTVEAVPSTWIIDNKCYWPSFTFEKLTAAIKNHEKPNTCWPSYPIRIIRNGTFANFSKATEKCSKAQNFSDVHSDVSSWSPSTKKRKVIRKTYGSAFEENNSSSSDDNNNYNNLSKSNNKNLSKLPSPPHLTNEVSIKTMKKKSTDKTNIDNINTSPSTSKELSRNLSTLYDLKDKEDLNGTDQSFTGECKCLVHLKHCEKYFKEIIRQQNILKANMWQYTDALQELTTSINHLVTNNKVNQVQETTSFLTIFDFPVQTEEDLTRVDGYLNTEKNFNAAMNELSKIGGSSIYNFIQRALQMLITNNLAATYSWLGRRAKKIFNKLKLADLIIGSAKKSISNATNKDCEEAIKKWLRRAKERSNNNKINHGENIEENLVRDENIDD, encoded by the exons atgtggtGTAGAATAATACTGCGTacacaaatttttgataatttgcagaaaaagaTAACTAAAACATGgacaattgtaatttttacggACGAAGATACTGTGGAAGCAGTTCCATCTACTTGGATAATTGATAACAAGTGTTACTGGCCGTCatttacttttgaaaaattaactgctgcaattaaaaatcatgAGAAACCAAATACTTGTTGGCCATCATATCCTATTCGGATTATACGAAATGGAACTTTCg cCAATTTTTCGAAGGCAACAGAAAAATGTAGCAAAGctcaaaatttttctgatgTACATTCTGACGTGTCCAGTTGGTCACCCAGTActaaaaaaaggaaagtaaTAAGAAAAACCTATGGATCTGCATTTGAGGAGAATAATTCATCGTCATCAGacgataacaataattataacaatttgtcTAAgtccaataataaaaatttgtctaaaTTACCGAGTCCTCCACATTTAACGAATG AAGTCAGtataaaaacaatgaaaaaaaagagcactGATAAAACTAATATTGATAACATTAATACATCGCCAAGTACTTCAAAGGAACTTTCAAGAAATCTCTCAACATTATatg aTCTTAAAGATAAAGAAGATTTGAACGGCACCGATCAATCATTCACTGGTGAATGCAAATGTCTAGTGCATTTAAAACATTGtg aaaaatatttcaaagaaatcaTTCGccaacaaaatatattaaaagcaaACATGTGGCAATACACGGATGCTCTCCAAGAATTAACCACATCTATTAATCACCTTGTTACGAATAATAAGGTCAATCAAGTGCAGGAAACAACCtcatttttgacaatttttgattttccTGTCCAAACTGAAGAAGACTTAACTCGCGTTGATGGATATCTAAAtacagagaaaaattttaatgctgCG ATGAATGAACTTTCAAAAATTGGTGGGAGttccatatataattttatacaaagagCTTTGCAAATGCTGATAACAAATAATCTTGCAGCAACCTATAGCTGGTTAGGGAGACGTgccaaaaaaatattcaacaaattaaaattagcggATTTGATAATTG gTTCTGCTAAGAAAAGTATTTCAAATGCGACTAACAAAGATTGCGaagaagcaattaaaaaatggctAAGGAGGGCAAAAGAACgcagcaataataataaaattaaccacggagaaaatattgaagagaATCTCGTCAGAGACGAGAATAttgatgattaa
- the LOC105668839 gene encoding telomerase reverse transcriptase-like isoform X2, whose protein sequence is MTLIRIYDNRKRRYTRKTSSLNTEHSQLKSKIKIYKATVNLFASRCRIRKTKSTTAKISKYHILEYGNTGQDICRKILSTDVGLSKNDKNIDVNRVIPMLSLILEKFKNRHNRFNYFDKLKHMTTRNNSQPEYQISKCSLKSFFNLLVYENVPLELFGTSQNLKVIKKTIHHLLETVPGKIFITRAFKRKVQRVDAVGASLNIQPLFDKFDIYNIKWLHSIDSDTKKWIIILKLLHWFFAQYIIKILHKYIVVISVKGQWVYIAKDDWCKKQEKFINDRKSTCLVPYKPVEHRSIWYIPIRRYKFIPTASGLRALSIARYNVKKKFDDVDVVLRFLQQLYVTYFNENGIPTMSSCNAAITKFGILNRNKKLCFVRCDVQDAFGSIKQDKLYDIIKTICRKVPIYLSLRTYILPTKKKTKGIQTVQFLTLKKCIHKQARVNKEEKPKFVKKTKLIAKIKKLK, encoded by the exons ATGACTTTAATACGAATATATGATAACag aaaaagacGATATACAAGAAAAACATCATCACTAAACACAGAACATTCCCAACTGaagtcaaaaattaaaatatataaagccaCAGTGAATTTGTTTGCATCTAGGTGTCGAATAAGAAAGACAAAATCCACTAcagcaaaaatttcaaaatatcatattttagagTATGGGAATACTGGCCAAGATATATGTCGTAAGATTCTAAGTACAGATGTTGGGCTTagcaaaaatgataaaaacattGATGTCAACAGAGTTATTCCTATGTTGTCTCTGATATTGGAGAAGTTTAAGAACCGACACAATAGATTTAATTACTTTGACAAATTGAAACATATGACAACTAGAAATAATTCTCAACCAGAATATCAGATTTCTAAATGTTCACTGAAATCCTTTTTTAATCTGTTGGTATATGAAAATGTTCCTTTGGAATTATTTGGAACATCACAAAACttgaaagttataaaaaagacAATACATCATCTTCTAGAAACAGTTccaggaaaaatatttataacacgagcttttaaaagaaaagtacAAAGAGTAGATGCTGTTGGAGCGTCACTAAACATTCAACCattgtttgataaatttgat ATTTACAACATTAAATGGTTGCATTCAATTGATagtgatacaaaaaaatggataattatattgaaactGTTACATTGGTTTTTTGCacaatacattataaaaattttgcataaatatatagtaGTGATATCAGTTAAAGGCCAATGGgtttatattgcaaaagatGATTGGTGcaagaaacaagaaaaatttataaatgatagaaaaagtaCATGTCTTGTACCCTATAAACCTGTAGAACATCGGTCAATATGGTATATACCTATtagaagatataaatttattccaacTGCTTCTGGTTTGAGAGCTTTATCAATAGCAAG gtataatgttaaaaaaaaatttgatgatgTTGATGTTGTCTTGAGATTTTTACAACAGTTGTATGTTACATACTTTAATGAAAATGGGATTCCAACTATGTCAAGTTGCAATGCAGCAATCACAAAATTTGGAatattaaacagaaataaaaaattgtgttttgtACGTTGTGACGTACAAGATGCTTTTGGTTCGATAAAACAAg acaaattatatgatattattaaaacaatttgtcGAAAAGTTCCAATTTACCTTTCACTGCGAACTTATATTTTACCAACaaagaaaaagacaaaagGAATACAAAccgtgcaatttttaacattgaagAAATGTATACATAAACAAGCACGtgtaaataaagaagaaaaacctAAATTTGTTAAGAagacaaaattaattgctaaaataaaaaa aTTAAAATAG
- the LOC105668839 gene encoding telomerase reverse transcriptase-like isoform X1, producing the protein MTLIRIYDNRKRRYTRKTSSLNTEHSQLKSKIKIYKATVNLFASRCRIRKTKSTTAKISKYHILEYGNTGQDICRKILSTDVGLSKNDKNIDVNRVIPMLSLILEKFKNRHNRFNYFDKLKHMTTRNNSQPEYQISKCSLKSFFNLLVYENVPLELFGTSQNLKVIKKTIHHLLETVPGKIFITRAFKRKVQRVDAVGASLNIQPLFDKFDIYNIKWLHSIDSDTKKWIIILKLLHWFFAQYIIKILHKYIVVISVKGQWVYIAKDDWCKKQEKFINDRKSTCLVPYKPVEHRSIWYIPIRRYKFIPTASGLRALSIARYNVKKKFDDVDVVLRFLQQLYVTYFNENGIPTMSSCNAAITKFGILNRNKKLCFVRCDVQDAFGSIKQDKLYDIIKTICRKVPIYLSLRTYILPTKKKTKGIQTVQFLTLKKCIHKQARVNKEEKPKFVKKTKLIAKIKKLIFEQKIKIDDQIYSVKSGVPQGTRISPIFSEIYYRHMITNKFSEHAENGCLCMYVDDILYITESEHYATSFLETIQNGIPEYNVKFNPSKIQKSIGLSDKTKEITFLGWIIKFVED; encoded by the exons ATGACTTTAATACGAATATATGATAACag aaaaagacGATATACAAGAAAAACATCATCACTAAACACAGAACATTCCCAACTGaagtcaaaaattaaaatatataaagccaCAGTGAATTTGTTTGCATCTAGGTGTCGAATAAGAAAGACAAAATCCACTAcagcaaaaatttcaaaatatcatattttagagTATGGGAATACTGGCCAAGATATATGTCGTAAGATTCTAAGTACAGATGTTGGGCTTagcaaaaatgataaaaacattGATGTCAACAGAGTTATTCCTATGTTGTCTCTGATATTGGAGAAGTTTAAGAACCGACACAATAGATTTAATTACTTTGACAAATTGAAACATATGACAACTAGAAATAATTCTCAACCAGAATATCAGATTTCTAAATGTTCACTGAAATCCTTTTTTAATCTGTTGGTATATGAAAATGTTCCTTTGGAATTATTTGGAACATCACAAAACttgaaagttataaaaaagacAATACATCATCTTCTAGAAACAGTTccaggaaaaatatttataacacgagcttttaaaagaaaagtacAAAGAGTAGATGCTGTTGGAGCGTCACTAAACATTCAACCattgtttgataaatttgat ATTTACAACATTAAATGGTTGCATTCAATTGATagtgatacaaaaaaatggataattatattgaaactGTTACATTGGTTTTTTGCacaatacattataaaaattttgcataaatatatagtaGTGATATCAGTTAAAGGCCAATGGgtttatattgcaaaagatGATTGGTGcaagaaacaagaaaaatttataaatgatagaaaaagtaCATGTCTTGTACCCTATAAACCTGTAGAACATCGGTCAATATGGTATATACCTATtagaagatataaatttattccaacTGCTTCTGGTTTGAGAGCTTTATCAATAGCAAG gtataatgttaaaaaaaaatttgatgatgTTGATGTTGTCTTGAGATTTTTACAACAGTTGTATGTTACATACTTTAATGAAAATGGGATTCCAACTATGTCAAGTTGCAATGCAGCAATCACAAAATTTGGAatattaaacagaaataaaaaattgtgttttgtACGTTGTGACGTACAAGATGCTTTTGGTTCGATAAAACAAg acaaattatatgatattattaaaacaatttgtcGAAAAGTTCCAATTTACCTTTCACTGCGAACTTATATTTTACCAACaaagaaaaagacaaaagGAATACAAAccgtgcaatttttaacattgaagAAATGTATACATAAACAAGCACGtgtaaataaagaagaaaaacctAAATTTGTTAAGAagacaaaattaattgctaaaataaaaaagttaatatttgaacaaaaG aTTAAAATAGACGACCAAATATATTCGGTGAAAAGTGGTGTGCCACAAGGAACACGGATATCACCAATTTTCtctgaaatatattatcgACACATGATCACGAACAAATTTTCTGAACATGCAGAGAATGGATGTCTATGTATGTACGTTgacgatattttatacattactgAGAGTGAACATTATGCAACAAG CTTTTTAGAAACAATTCAGAATGGTATACCCGAATATAATGTGAAATTCAATCCAAGCAAAATACAGAAAAGCATAGGTTTATCGGACAAAACGAAAGAAATAACATTTCTAGGCtggattataaaatttgtagagGATTGA
- the LOC105668840 gene encoding odorant receptor 9a-like isoform X1, with translation MCKMQFFDGRNYRINKILLSCIGQWPYQTNRSSNAIIIIIVCLAGTQFVAKVCGLLSIKDIDLFIDSLSPLVVDIGCGIKLFTCVSKATEIRALFNQIQSDWQLLMMSPHIKTLDSYAQNGRKFTIIYASAFYSALLLFMLVPLQPLLLGSSSNDTTRPLLHRVEYYIDMDKYYFPILVHGYVTAVVLVSVAIAADTMYVIMVQHVCGLFTIIGEQVENITNKNSLEINLNLPMKDDEPYEKIVRSIHAHKKALRFANLIEAAFSQMFLMLAGFNMLIMSMTGATAVTNMDKPEEFLRQITFACALLVHLFFESFQAQRLIDHSAHIHTSLINTAWYQTSFRTRKILIFMIMKTREPCVLTAGKMFVISMDTFSTIVRTSVSYFTMLRSVQ, from the exons ATGTGCAAAATGCAGTTCTTCGATGGACGCAACTACCGAATCAATAAAATTCTCTTGTCGTGCATCGGTCAATGGCCATATCAAACGAACAGAAGTAGCAAcgcaattattatcattatagtGTGTTTAGCTGGTACGCAATTTGTTGCCAAG GTATGTGGTTTGCTCTCCATTAAAGATATCGATCTGTTTATCGATTCTCTTTCACCGTTAGTAGTCGATATAGGCTgtggaataaaattattcacttGCGTGTCGAAGGCAACGGAG atCAGGGcactttttaatcaaatacaGAGCGATTGGCAATTGCTAATGATGTCCCCACACATCAAAACTCTTGACAGTTACGCTCAAAATGGGCGGAAATTTACGATCATATACGCAA GTGCTTTTTATTCTGCGTTGCTATTATTTATGCTTGTACCATTACAACCATTGTTACTGGGATCCTCTTCAAATGACACAACACGACCGTTGTTACACCGAGTTGAGTATTATATCGATATggacaaatattattttccaatcTTGGTTCATGGATATGTTACAGCCGTCGTATTGGTAAGCGTAGCCATTGCTGCAGACACAATGTACGTGATCATGGTGCAACATGTTTGCGGACTATTTACGATTATTGG GGAACAAGtggaaaatataacaaacaaaaatagtttagaaataaatcttaatcTACCGATGAAAGATGATGAACCATATGAAAAGATTGTAAGAAGCATTCATGCGCATAAGAAAGCTCTAAG GTTCGCCAATCTCATCGAAGCTGCCTTTAGCCAGATGTTCCTTATGCTAGCAGGTTTCAATATGCTTATCATGAGTATGACAGGCGCAACG GCGGTGACAAATATGGATAAACCTGAAGAATTTTTAAGGCAAATAACATTTGCTTGCGCATTGTTAGTGCATCTATTTTTCGAGAGTTTTCAAGCGCAGCGGCTAATCGACCATAGCGCACATATTCATACCAGTTt aatAAATACAGCGTGGTATCAAACTTCATTTCGAACAAGAAAAATCTTAATCTTTATGATAATGAAAACGCGAGAACCTTGCGTATTAACAGCAGGGAAAATGTTTGTTATATCCATGGATACTTTTTCTACG aTTGTACGCACATCAGTATCGTATTTTACGATGTTGCGATccgtgcaataa
- the LOC105668840 gene encoding odorant receptor 9a-like isoform X2 has translation MCKMQFFDGRNYRINKILLSCIGQWPYQTNRSSNAIIIIIVCLAGTQFVAKVCGLLSIKDIDLFIDSLSPLVVDIGCGIKLFTCVSKATEIRALFNQIQSDWQLLMMSPHIKTLDSYAQNGRKFTIIYASAFYSALLLFMLVPLQPLLLGSSSNDTTRPLLHRVEYYIDMDKYYFPILVHGYVTAVVLVSVAIAADTMYVIMVQHVCGLFTIIGFANLIEAAFSQMFLMLAGFNMLIMSMTGATAVTNMDKPEEFLRQITFACALLVHLFFESFQAQRLIDHSAHIHTSLINTAWYQTSFRTRKILIFMIMKTREPCVLTAGKMFVISMDTFSTIVRTSVSYFTMLRSVQ, from the exons ATGTGCAAAATGCAGTTCTTCGATGGACGCAACTACCGAATCAATAAAATTCTCTTGTCGTGCATCGGTCAATGGCCATATCAAACGAACAGAAGTAGCAAcgcaattattatcattatagtGTGTTTAGCTGGTACGCAATTTGTTGCCAAG GTATGTGGTTTGCTCTCCATTAAAGATATCGATCTGTTTATCGATTCTCTTTCACCGTTAGTAGTCGATATAGGCTgtggaataaaattattcacttGCGTGTCGAAGGCAACGGAG atCAGGGcactttttaatcaaatacaGAGCGATTGGCAATTGCTAATGATGTCCCCACACATCAAAACTCTTGACAGTTACGCTCAAAATGGGCGGAAATTTACGATCATATACGCAA GTGCTTTTTATTCTGCGTTGCTATTATTTATGCTTGTACCATTACAACCATTGTTACTGGGATCCTCTTCAAATGACACAACACGACCGTTGTTACACCGAGTTGAGTATTATATCGATATggacaaatattattttccaatcTTGGTTCATGGATATGTTACAGCCGTCGTATTGGTAAGCGTAGCCATTGCTGCAGACACAATGTACGTGATCATGGTGCAACATGTTTGCGGACTATTTACGATTATTGG GTTCGCCAATCTCATCGAAGCTGCCTTTAGCCAGATGTTCCTTATGCTAGCAGGTTTCAATATGCTTATCATGAGTATGACAGGCGCAACG GCGGTGACAAATATGGATAAACCTGAAGAATTTTTAAGGCAAATAACATTTGCTTGCGCATTGTTAGTGCATCTATTTTTCGAGAGTTTTCAAGCGCAGCGGCTAATCGACCATAGCGCACATATTCATACCAGTTt aatAAATACAGCGTGGTATCAAACTTCATTTCGAACAAGAAAAATCTTAATCTTTATGATAATGAAAACGCGAGAACCTTGCGTATTAACAGCAGGGAAAATGTTTGTTATATCCATGGATACTTTTTCTACG aTTGTACGCACATCAGTATCGTATTTTACGATGTTGCGATccgtgcaataa